One Caretta caretta isolate rCarCar2 chromosome 8, rCarCar1.hap1, whole genome shotgun sequence DNA window includes the following coding sequences:
- the BCL10 gene encoding B-cell lymphoma/leukemia 10 isoform X2 gives MKALERMRPYLCDKIIAERHFDYLRSKKILTREDAEEISCRPSSRKKTGKLLDYLAENPKGLDTLIESIRRERTQNFLLERITDVVLKVKNEKLEALKGLSCSSCMTSVYGGTNNLSRSYSDESNYYEKVKESTHNQPEEQFSTAAFVSASSLRSMNLPIVEMGSTENAVFSTALPGPGDPGAPPLPPELQSEQQEASTSSSDNRFLPLRSRSLLPQ, from the exons ATGAAG gctTTAGAAAGGATGcgtccctatttgtgtgacaaaaTTATAGCTGAGAGACACTTTGATTACCTGCGTTCAAAGAAAATACTCACTAGAGAGGACGCTGAAGAAATATCTTGTCGACCCTCAAGTAGGAAGAAAACTGGGAAGTTATTGGACTACTTAGCAGAAAATCCAAAGGGACTAGATACTTTGATTGAATCTATTAGACGAGAAAGAACACAGAACTTCCTGTTAGAAAGGATAACTGATGTAGTGTTgaaagtcaaaaatgaaaaacttgAAGCTCTCAAAG GTCTGAGCTGCAGCAGCTGTATGACTTCAGTGTATGGAGGAACAAATAATCTTTCTAGGTCATATTCTGATGAATCCAATTACtatgaaaaagtaaaagaatctaCCCATAATCAACCAGAAGAACAGTTTAGTACAGCTGCTTTTGTGTCTGCTTCATCTCTTCGTTCAATGAATTTACCAATTGTGGAGATGGGAAGCACAGAAAACGCAGTCTTCTCAACCGCGCTTCCAGGACCTGGGGATCCTGGAGCACCCCCTCTTCCACCAGAACTGCAGTCTGAACAACAAGAAGCCAGTACCAGTTCAAGTGACAATCGTTTTCTGCCTTTAAGATCACGTTCTCTTCTACCACAATGA
- the BCL10 gene encoding B-cell lymphoma/leukemia 10 isoform X1, giving the protein MMVVLKVDSLQNPALERMRPYLCDKIIAERHFDYLRSKKILTREDAEEISCRPSSRKKTGKLLDYLAENPKGLDTLIESIRRERTQNFLLERITDVVLKVKNEKLEALKGLSCSSCMTSVYGGTNNLSRSYSDESNYYEKVKESTHNQPEEQFSTAAFVSASSLRSMNLPIVEMGSTENAVFSTALPGPGDPGAPPLPPELQSEQQEASTSSSDNRFLPLRSRSLLPQ; this is encoded by the exons atgatggtggtCTTGAaagtggatagtcttcagaatcca gctTTAGAAAGGATGcgtccctatttgtgtgacaaaaTTATAGCTGAGAGACACTTTGATTACCTGCGTTCAAAGAAAATACTCACTAGAGAGGACGCTGAAGAAATATCTTGTCGACCCTCAAGTAGGAAGAAAACTGGGAAGTTATTGGACTACTTAGCAGAAAATCCAAAGGGACTAGATACTTTGATTGAATCTATTAGACGAGAAAGAACACAGAACTTCCTGTTAGAAAGGATAACTGATGTAGTGTTgaaagtcaaaaatgaaaaacttgAAGCTCTCAAAG GTCTGAGCTGCAGCAGCTGTATGACTTCAGTGTATGGAGGAACAAATAATCTTTCTAGGTCATATTCTGATGAATCCAATTACtatgaaaaagtaaaagaatctaCCCATAATCAACCAGAAGAACAGTTTAGTACAGCTGCTTTTGTGTCTGCTTCATCTCTTCGTTCAATGAATTTACCAATTGTGGAGATGGGAAGCACAGAAAACGCAGTCTTCTCAACCGCGCTTCCAGGACCTGGGGATCCTGGAGCACCCCCTCTTCCACCAGAACTGCAGTCTGAACAACAAGAAGCCAGTACCAGTTCAAGTGACAATCGTTTTCTGCCTTTAAGATCACGTTCTCTTCTACCACAATGA
- the BCL10 gene encoding B-cell lymphoma/leukemia 10 isoform X4, whose protein sequence is MEGPGPGLAARPLTEDEMAEVKKEALERMRPYLCDKIIAERHFDYLRSKKILTREDAEEISCRPSSRKKTGKLLDYLAENPKGLDTLIESIRRERTQNFLLERITDVVLKVKNEKLEALKGLSCSSCMTSVYGGTNNLSRSYSDESNYYEKVKESTHNQPEEQFSTAAFVSASSLRSMNLPIVEMGSTENAVFSTALPGPGDPGAPPLPPELQSEQQEASTSSSDNRFLPLRSRSLLPQ, encoded by the exons gctTTAGAAAGGATGcgtccctatttgtgtgacaaaaTTATAGCTGAGAGACACTTTGATTACCTGCGTTCAAAGAAAATACTCACTAGAGAGGACGCTGAAGAAATATCTTGTCGACCCTCAAGTAGGAAGAAAACTGGGAAGTTATTGGACTACTTAGCAGAAAATCCAAAGGGACTAGATACTTTGATTGAATCTATTAGACGAGAAAGAACACAGAACTTCCTGTTAGAAAGGATAACTGATGTAGTGTTgaaagtcaaaaatgaaaaacttgAAGCTCTCAAAG GTCTGAGCTGCAGCAGCTGTATGACTTCAGTGTATGGAGGAACAAATAATCTTTCTAGGTCATATTCTGATGAATCCAATTACtatgaaaaagtaaaagaatctaCCCATAATCAACCAGAAGAACAGTTTAGTACAGCTGCTTTTGTGTCTGCTTCATCTCTTCGTTCAATGAATTTACCAATTGTGGAGATGGGAAGCACAGAAAACGCAGTCTTCTCAACCGCGCTTCCAGGACCTGGGGATCCTGGAGCACCCCCTCTTCCACCAGAACTGCAGTCTGAACAACAAGAAGCCAGTACCAGTTCAAGTGACAATCGTTTTCTGCCTTTAAGATCACGTTCTCTTCTACCACAATGA
- the BCL10 gene encoding B-cell lymphoma/leukemia 10 isoform X3, whose product MRPYLCDKIIAERHFDYLRSKKILTREDAEEISCRPSSRKKTGKLLDYLAENPKGLDTLIESIRRERTQNFLLERITDVVLKVKNEKLEALKGLSCSSCMTSVYGGTNNLSRSYSDESNYYEKVKESTHNQPEEQFSTAAFVSASSLRSMNLPIVEMGSTENAVFSTALPGPGDPGAPPLPPELQSEQQEASTSSSDNRFLPLRSRSLLPQ is encoded by the exons ATGcgtccctatttgtgtgacaaaaTTATAGCTGAGAGACACTTTGATTACCTGCGTTCAAAGAAAATACTCACTAGAGAGGACGCTGAAGAAATATCTTGTCGACCCTCAAGTAGGAAGAAAACTGGGAAGTTATTGGACTACTTAGCAGAAAATCCAAAGGGACTAGATACTTTGATTGAATCTATTAGACGAGAAAGAACACAGAACTTCCTGTTAGAAAGGATAACTGATGTAGTGTTgaaagtcaaaaatgaaaaacttgAAGCTCTCAAAG GTCTGAGCTGCAGCAGCTGTATGACTTCAGTGTATGGAGGAACAAATAATCTTTCTAGGTCATATTCTGATGAATCCAATTACtatgaaaaagtaaaagaatctaCCCATAATCAACCAGAAGAACAGTTTAGTACAGCTGCTTTTGTGTCTGCTTCATCTCTTCGTTCAATGAATTTACCAATTGTGGAGATGGGAAGCACAGAAAACGCAGTCTTCTCAACCGCGCTTCCAGGACCTGGGGATCCTGGAGCACCCCCTCTTCCACCAGAACTGCAGTCTGAACAACAAGAAGCCAGTACCAGTTCAAGTGACAATCGTTTTCTGCCTTTAAGATCACGTTCTCTTCTACCACAATGA
- the C8H1orf52 gene encoding UPF0690 protein C1orf52 homolog, producing the protein MAAEGKDPLGYFAAYGSDSSSSSSSDAESEEPRAARGEAAGEAAGVSPGRKPRLPGPDELFRNVSRPPSFLYNPLNKQIDWERRVVRAPEEPPKEFKVWKTNAVPPPEIYSIKEKKPPPPPELDMAIKWSNIYEDNGDDAPQQTNKINFLPEEEHESLESDEEKDEPTSAKKRKLDTGEETKRKK; encoded by the exons ATGGCGGCGGAGGGGAAGGATCCGCTCGGCTACTTCGCGGCCTACGGCagcgacagcagcagcagctccagctcgGACGCCGAGAGCGAGGAGCCGCGCGCCGCTCGGGGAGAGGCGGCCGGGGAGGCGGCCGGGGTTAGCCCGGGCCGGAAGCCGCGGCTGCCCGGGCCCGACGAGCTGTTCCGGAACGTGTCCCGGCCGCCATCCTTTCTCTATAACCCGCTCAACAAGCAGATCGACTGGGAGCGTCGGGTCGTGCGGGCGCCCGAGGAG CCTCCTAAGGAATTCAAAGTGTGGAAGACTAATGCAGTACCACCACCTGAGATTTACAGTATTAAGGAAAAGAAgccaccaccacctcctgagCTTGATATGGCAATAAAATGGTCTAACATATATGAGGACAATGGTGATGATGCTccacagcaaacaaacaaaattaacttTTTACCAGAAGAGGAGCACGAGTCTTTGGAATCAG ATGAAGAAAAAGATGAACCAACTTCTGCTAAGAAACGCAAACTAGACACTGGAGAAGAGACTAAGAGGAAGAAGTAA